One window of the Eriocheir sinensis breed Jianghai 21 chromosome 59, ASM2467909v1, whole genome shotgun sequence genome contains the following:
- the LOC126985305 gene encoding nascent polypeptide-associated complex subunit alpha, muscle-specific form-like isoform X12: MSVVGSVVVIKRTGADGTPYPMVHCSCSIGRNIECDIRVQLNSVSQQQCRIDVDPSGKAYLTNLSHNNQTVLGDYTLAPEEVCMLSHKQVISVGERKFRWEYPEDSALAVSFPAVAPAEKVKILVPVDKSPLPRYTDSAGVSHRWSIDDASEAKRKKVSFGPQLNPEHFDKLLPPATPVSKGDKPNGRQSPLDAPSSGPGSARKSGRVSVASTFESIPEYVPDTPTKSLLRRRSPTPVKPYLARSLGISMGKLQGDVPSPEKETPHTSQAQPTEVPAQSSKPMPTDKPMDRTPVKKPVTPLKRPTPGPKTPKSPKVISTKIAHLKLVSPSAAGEKSTSPRGRPKNTPSPKAPGAASPRGRPRKSLSPSATPSPRGRPKKSLSPSPRGRPKKSLSPSATPSPRGRPKKSQSPKAPGTPVPRGRPKSQSPKAPRGRPKSQSPKAPRGRPKSQSPKSLGTPLPRGRPKKSLSPSPKLQGSLKRPASTSQVSSTPQKKLFKFSNSPLKPPAPKTLTPKLGTPKRAGTPTYVTPKKFMKVGTPKSVGKINNATPKKPSSPKASPKVATPKASPKSATPKGSPKLSSPKPSTPKGSPKAGTPKGSPKLSSPKSATPRKVTSPKVVSSKLSSPKASSKLSSPKSATPKASPKSATPKASPKSATPKASPKSATPKRVSTPKSSPKSATPKRISSPKAATPKASPKSATPKASPKAATPKASPKSATPKAATPKASPKSATPKAATKASPKSATPKAATPKASPKSATPKAATKASPKSATPKRVSSPKAATPKASPKLKSPKSATPKASKASPKSATPKRVSSPKAATPKASPKSATPKRVSSPKAATPKASPKLTSLKSATPKASPKAATPKASPKSATPKRVSSPKAATPKASPKFPTPKASPKFPTPKSSPKVAASKASPKFPTPKASPKFPTPKSATPKAASPKLATPKKLSAKSISPRFLSSKLASYKCPSPKFPSPKLSSPKSSPKFPSPKLSPKFSSPKSAAKKFSSPKAANLKLSSPKNRSSPKLSSPKSTSKAATSPKLSSPKPSRPKKLSTPRKPTTPKKLSTPKGTSPKTPSTPKPGRPKTVATPKATTPKPGHSKKLSTPRSASPRKPATPKFASPEVLAAPGSVTPWSVSRKKLSSPKFSSPEVIAAPGSAKGKKSQSPKFASPKNVCAVLLTPPHTGSPKASSTSKLTPPKSPGVKRSATLKTPTPKKLKTDSPKNSGSATPKSTGKKHPRTPASALRIKAATSRSTHKKVTIKSQTSATPGLKSGKLSRVMKAKTPKKTWADVLKKGLTGKGAALSRSQKARTVLAATRTMHKQSKRTVQPKKTKQTFPFQEAALKQQEVASTTSTGHANSPAPIIIRRKTTQTPKVFRRGQKQPCPVNQPGGVGDTADLEGLSSLMATPRVPPQGETAVPSPRGRVKATPRTSPSQRLRRALRSSPSSSSANTSISSINMTNFDFSAVRTPELTKDLFVSSLETPAPCGTPESVYRNPADRQALDSPVQVTIEADATTFDFGNAHTPDVTQDKFVSPVSGLRTPRTAISTPKPQLKNMAPLRNLSAESIPQEQQETSSRDAASEENLEGAAGTSSQANHTDAASVKKLLRTPKAATSPQADYTDVAGVKKLLKTPRAAPPSPQANYTDVAGVKKLLRTPKPAATSPQADYTNIVGTRKLMKTPGPVPASPEADYTNVAGVGKMLRTPKPAPASPEADYTQVAGMKKLLRTPKPAVASPEADYTNVAGVGKLLRTPKPAVVSPKADYTNVAGVGKLLRTPKAAVASPEADYTNVRGVRHLLRSPKTPTNTPEADFTGVAMLLSTPEPQLEDDAAVRVERARKTPLADHTNVDRSQSPVRGAKGKAATPQKEASPATSSPSENIPPQGQEEEGPAPRRSQRKPKAADQQSEVTPVRRMRSRRKIEDCVLELVQSPIGSTHSLLSTPLEEQPTPTRKSKRTRKGGVDADQDTPSKALVAPGTPVTVLQATVDAGEVAPLPEVLPSPEEDSIQGKQGKEEEAATPRPKKGRAKKELSDETEVQNVPAKTLDENVAVESPAKTTRRGRAAKGTAAESDTKESVEEEARPAPTVRGRGRRAVAAAAPVEDSSQREQSAEASLPKGRGTKNKLPDEEVEVQNVPDKTSSSDEDVTESPAKITRRGRTAKGAAAESGKKKSVEEAAQLTPTVRGRGRRAAAVAAAAAIAIGSPKDQTSKDDKPQASKSKRGQSKEEHDTAAVEEGGKGTRRTRRKVAFADEPDTKQSKDEDSEEKSIPAKRPAARKTRGGRGSKKEEEEDEAEDKENNSPPKKARTQRTRAKKGDTADDDEGKAEDKEDEDNATPAKRGKRPLRTKSKNTSEEKMDEDTKTEEEKAATTKKGRPRKAAAKKGGKDDEKMEEKEDVPSEDSKDEECVPTPPKRGRRQQKAAQDPPPARTSNRRGKVTAEVASPEARPTRATRSRKKL, from the exons atgagTGTCGTGGGCTCCGTGGTGGTTATCAAGCGGACGGGCGCCGACGGGACGCCCTACCCCATGGTGCACTGCAGCTGCTCCATCGGCAGGAACATcgagtgtgacatccgggtgCAGCTTAACTCAGTGTCCCAGCAGCAGTGTCGCATCGATGTGGACCCCAGCGGGAAG GCGTATCTCACGAACCTGAGTCACAACAACCAAACAGTGCTGGGTGACTACACGCTGGCCCCGGAGGAGGTGTGCATGCTCAGCCACAAGCAGGTCATCAGCGTGGGGGAGAGGAAGTTCCGCTGGGAGTACCCTGAAGACTCCGCCCTGGCTGTGTCTTTCCCCGCTGTCGCCCCTGCAGAAAAAGTGAAGATCCTCGTGCCTGTGGACAAGTCGCCGCTCCCTCGCTATACAGACAGTG CTGGAGTGTCACATCGCTGGAGTATTGATGATGCTTCAGAGGCCAAGAGGAAGAAGGTGTCGTTTGGACCTCAACTGAACCCTGAGCACTTCGACAAGCTCCTGCCGCCCGCCACTCCCGTAAGCAAGGGAGACAAGCCCAACGGTCGCCAGAGTCCCCTCGATGCCCCTTCGTCTGGCCCAGGCAGTGCGAGAAAATCTGGAAGAGTGTCGGTTGCCTCCACATTTGAGAGTATCCCTGAGTATGTTCCCGACACACCCACCAAGAGCCTCCTGCGTCGACGAAGCCCCACCCCAGTCAAGCCCTATCTGGCACGCAGCCTTGGAATCAGCATGGGCAAGCTGCAGGGGGATGTACCCTCCCCAGAGAAAGAAACTCCACACACATCACAAGCCCAACCCACTGAAGTCCCTGCCCAATCCTCTAAGCCAATGCCAACTGACAAGCCTATGGACAGAACACCAGTAAAGAAGCCAGTCACACCACTCAAGCGACCCACACCTGGTCCAAAGACACCCAAATCCCCAAAGGTTATCTCCACAAAGATCGCACACTTGAAGCTCGTGTCCCCAAGTGCTGCTGGGGAGAAATCCACATCTCCCCGAGGCCGCCCCAAGAACACCCCCAGCCCCAAGGCACCGGGAGCAGCCTCGCCTCGTGGTCGCCCCAGGAAGTCCCTATCACCATCGGCAACACCATCACCACGTGGCCGACCAAAGAAGTCTCTATCACCATCACCGCGTGGCCGACCAAAGAAGTCCCTGTCACCAtcagcaacaccatcaccacggGGTAGACCAAAGAAATCCCAGAGTCCCAAGGCACCAGGAACACCAGTACCACGTGGCCGTCCAAAGTCCCAGAGTCCCAAGGCACCACGCGGTCGCCCAAAGTCCCAGAGTCCCAAGGCTCCACGCGGTCGCCCAAAGTCCCAGAGTCCCAAG TCACTCGGAACCCCATTGCCACGTGGCCGCCCCAAGAAGTCCCTGAGCCCTTCTCCTAAGCTGCAAGGGTCCCTCAAGAGGCCTGCAAGTACCAGCCAGGTTTCcagcaccccccaaaaaaagttgTTCAAGTTTTCTAACTCTCCTCTTAAACCACCAGCACCCAAGACACTCACACCCAAGCTTGGCACCCCAAAGAGAGCTGGCACCCCTACATATGTTACTCCCAAAAAGTTTATGAAGGTTGGTACCCCTAAAAGTGTTGGGAAAATTAATAATGCCACTCCCAAGAAGCCCTCCTCACCAAAGGCTTCCCCAAAGGTGGCCACTCCCAAGGCTTCTCCCAAGTCAGCAACTCCTAAGGGTTCTCCCAAGCTGTCATCCCCAAAGCCATCAACACCTAAGGGTTCTCCCAAAGCAGGAACTCCCAAGGGTTCTCCCAAGCTCTCATCTCCTAAATCTGCCACCCCCAGGAAAGTAACATCTCCCAAGGTTGTCTCATCCAAGCTGTCGtcccccaaggcttcttccaagcTGTCATCTCCCAAATCTGCAACTCCTAAGGCTTCTCCCAAATCTGCAACTCCTAAGGCTTCTCCCAAATCTGCCACTCCGAAGGCTTCTCCCAAGTCTGCCACTCCCAAGAGAGTATCAACTCCTAAGTCTTCTCCCAAATCTGCCACCCCCAAGAGAATATCATCTCCCAAGGCAGCAACTCCTAAGGCTTCTCCCAAATCTGCCACCCCCAAGGCTTCTCCCAAGGCAGCAACTCCTAAGGCTTCTCCCAAATCTGCCACCCCCAAGGCAGCAACTCCTAAGGCTTCTCCCAAATCTGCCACCCCCAAGGCAGCAACTAAGGCTTCTCCCAAATCTGCCACCCCCAAGGCAGCAACTCCTAAGGCTTCTCCCAAATCTGCCACCCCCAAGGCAGCAACTAAGGCTTCTCCCAAATCTGCCACCCCCAAGAGAGTATCATCTCCCAAGGCAGCAACTCCTAAGGCTTCTCCCAAGCTGAAATCCCCCAAATCTGCCACCCCCAAGGCTTCTAAGGCTTCTCCCAAATCTGCCACCCCTAAGAGAGTATCATCTCCCAAGGCAGCAACTCCTAAGGCTTCTCCCAAATCTGCCACCCCCAAGAGAGTATCATCTCCCAAGGCAGCAACTCCTAAGGCTTCTCCCAAGCTGACATCCCTGAAATCTGCCACCCCCAAAGCTTCTCCCAAGGCAGCAACTCCTAAGGCTTCTCCCAAGTCTGCCACCCCTAAGAGAGTGTCATCTCCCAAGGCAGCAACTCCTAAGGCTTCTCCCAAGTTCCCTACTCCCAAGGCTTCTCCCAAGTTTCCCACACCCAAGTCTTCCCCAAAGGTAGCAGCTTCTAAGGCTTCCCCCAAGTTTCCCACCCCTAAGGCTTCCCCCAAGTTTCCCACACCCAAGTCTGCCACTCCCAAGGCTGCCTCTCCCAAGCTTGCCACTCCCAAGAAGCTTTCAGCCAAGTCCATTTCCCCCAGGTTTCTCTCCTCCAAGCTGGCATCATACAAATGTCCCTCACCCAAGTTTCCGTCACCCAAGCTTTCATCTCCCAAGTCATCTCCTAAGTTTCCCTCACCCAAGCTGTCTCCCAAGTTTTCCTCTCCCAAGTCTGCAGCCAAGAAGTTTTCCTCCCCTAAAGCTGCAAACCTCAAGCTATCCTCTCCCAAGAACCGCTCGTCCCCCAAATTGTCGTCGCCAAAATCCACTTCAAAGGCCGCCACATCTCCAAAGCTATCCTCTCCCAAGCCTAGCCGCCCTAAGAAGCTGTCGACTCCCAGGAAACCCACAACCCCCAAGAAACTGTCCACTCCCAAGGGCACCTCTCCCAAAACCCCTTCCACTCCCAAGCCAGGTCGGCCCAAGACAGTGGCCACCCCTAAAGCTACCACCCCCAAGCCTGGCCATTCTAAGAAGCTGTCAACCCCCAGGTCTGCCAGCCCAAGGAAGCCAGCAACACCCAAGTTTGCCAGCCCAGAGGTGTTGGCAGCCCCTGGGTCTGTCACTCCTTGGTCGGTTAGCCGCAAAAAGCTCTCATCGCCCAAATTTTCGAGCCCTGAGGTCATAGCAGCCCCGGGTTCTGCTAAGGGCAAGAAGTCCCAGAGCCCCAAGTTTGCCAGTCCCAAGAATGTCTGCGCGGTGCTTCTGACGCCACCACACACTGGCAGCCCCAAAGCATCAAGCACCAGTAAGCTGACACCTCCCAAGTCACCCGGGGTCAAGAGGTCTGCCACACTCAAGACACCAACTCCCAAGAAACTGAAGACAGACAGCCCCAAGAACAGTGGGTCAGCAACACCCAAATCCACCGGCAAGAAACACCCCAGAACCCCGGCCTCTGCTCTTCGCATCAAGGCAGCAACATCAAGGTCCACCCACAAGAAGGTCACTATCAAGAGCCAGACTTCTGCCACGCCGGGCCTCAAGTCAG GAAAGCTGTCCAGGGTGATGAAGGCCAAGACGCCCAAGAAGACCTGGGCTGACGTGCTGAAGAAGGGGCTGACGGGGAAGGGGGCGGCCCTCTCCCGCTCCCAGAAGGCACGGACTGTTCTGGCGGCAACTCGCACCATGCACAAGCAATCCAAAAGGACTGTGCAGCCCAAGAAGACCAAG CAAACATTTCCCTTCCAGGAGGCAGCCCTGAAGCAGCAGGAGGtggccagcaccaccagcacggGCCACGCCAACTCTCCAGCTCCAATCATCATCCGCCGGAAGACAACCCAGACCCCCAAGGTGTTCAGGCGGGGCCAGAAGCAGCCATGCCCCGTCAACCAGCCTGGGGGGGTGGGCGACACCGCTGACCTGGAGGGCCTGTCCTCCCTCATGGCCACCCCCAGGGTGCCACCTCAGG GAGAGACAGCTGTGCCATCCCCAAGAGGCAGGGTGAAGGCCACCCCCCGGACCTCACCGTCCCAGCGGCTGCGCCGGGCTCTGCGCAGCTCCCCGTCCTCGTCCTCTGCCAACACCTCCATCAGCTCCATCAACATGACCAACTTTGACTTCTCTGCTGTCAGGACTCCTGAACTCACCAAGGACCTCTTTGTGTCTTCCCTGGAGACACCAGCCCCCTGCGGCACACCGGAGAGTGTGTACAGAAACCCTGCAGACAGACAGGCCCTGGACTCCCCGGTGCAGGTCACCATAGAGGCCGATGCCACCACCTTTGACTTTGGCAACGCCCACACACCCGACGTGACCCAGGACAAGTTTGTCTCCCCCGTGAGTGGTCTCAGGACTCCCAGAACAGCCATCTCAACGCCAAAGCCACAGCTGAAGAACATGGCCCCACTCAGGAACCTCTCTGCGGAGTCTATACCTCAGGAACAGCAAGAGACAAGTTCCAGGGATGCAGCGTCAGAGGAGAACCTTGAGGGAGCTGCAGGAACTTCATCCCAAGCCAACCACACAGACGCTGCAAGTGTGAAGAAGCTCCTTAGGACGCCCAAGGCTGCCACATCACCCCAGGCAGATTACACAGATGTTGCCGGTGTGAAGAAGCTGCTTAAAACACCAAGAGCTGCACCGCCATCACCACAAGCCAACTACACGGACGTGGCCGGCGTGAAGAAGCTCCTCAGGACACCCAAACCTGCAGCGACATCCCCTCAGGCTGACTACACCAATATAGTGGGGACAAGGAAGCTGATGAAGACGCCCGGGCCTGTACCAGCATCCCCTGAAGCTGACTACACCAATGTTGCAGGTGTAGGCAAGATGCTGAGGACCCCCAAGCCCGCGCCAGCATCCCCTGAGGCTGACTACACACAAGTGGCAGGGATGAAGAAGCTGCTGAGGACCCCCAAGCCTGCTGTGGCATCCCCTGAGGCTGATTATACCAATGTTGCTGGTGTTGGAAAACTGCTGAGAACACCCAAGCCTGCTGTGGTCTCTCCCAAAGCTGACTACACCAATGTTGCAGGTGTGGGCAAGCTGCTCAGGACTCCCAAGGCTGCTGTGGCATCCCCCGAGGCTGACTACACCAATGTTAGAGGTGTTAGACATTTGCTGCGCTCGCCCAAGACTCCCACAAACACACCTGAAGCTGATTTTACAGGTGTGGCTATGCTCCTGTCCACACCTGAGCCACAGCTGGAAGATGATGCAGCTGTGAGGgttgagagagcaagaaagaCTCCCTTGGCAGACCACACCAACGTGGACCGCTCACAGTCCCCGGTGCGAGGAGCGAAAGGCAAGGCTGCCACCCCTCAGAAGGAAGCCTCCCCGGCCACCAGCTCCCCTTCAGAAAATATTCCGCCccagggccaggaggaggagggccctGCGCCGCGGAGGTCACAGAGGAAGCCCAAGGCAGCCGACCAGCAGAGTGAGGTCACGCCAGTCAGGCGGATGCGCTCCAGAAGGAAGATCGAGGACTGTGTCTTGGAGCTGGTGCAGTCTCCCATTGGCTCCACACACTCCCTGCTCTCCACGCCTCTGGAGGAACAGCCAACACCCACGAGAAAGTCCAAGAGGACCaggaaaggaggggtggatgCGGATCAGGACACCCCCAGCAAAGCCTTGGTTGCACCCGGCACCCCGGTCACAGTTCTCCAGGCAACAGTGGATGCAGGTGAAGTAGCACCCCTTCCAGAGGTGCTCCCCTCACCTGAAGAAGACTCCATCCAGGGAAAgcaaggcaaggaggaagaggcagccaCACCTCGGCCAAAGAAAGGCAGAGCAAAGAAGGAGCTCTCGGATGAAACCGAGGTACAAAATGTCCCTGCGAAGACGCTGGATGAGAATGTCGCAGTAGAGTCCCCGGCAAAGACCACCCGCAGGGGAAGAGCTGCCAAGGGAACAGCAGCAGAGTCGGATACAAAGGagtcagtggaggaggaggcccgGCCTGCTCCCAcagtgagagggaggggaaggagagcagTGGCAGCAGCGGCACCTGTTGAAGATTCCAGCCAGAGAGAACAGAGCGCCGAAGCGTCTCTACCAAAGGGACGTGGAACAAAAAATAAGCTCCCAGACGAGGAGGTTGAGGTACAAAATGTCCCTGACAAGACCTCTTCATCAGATGAGGATGTCACAGAGTCTCCGGCAAAGATCACTCGCAGAGGAAGAACTGCAAAGGGAGCAGCAGCAGAGTCTGGCAAGAAGAAGTCTGTGGAAGAGGCGGCCCAGCTTACTCCCAcagtgcgagggagaggaaggagagcagcggcagtagcagcagcagcggctATAGCAATTGGCTCTCCAAAAGACCAAACAAGCAAGGACGACAAACCCCAAGCCTCCAAGAGCAAGAGAGGCCAGAGCAAGGAAGAGCATGACACCGCTGCggtggaggagggtgggaagggaacaAGGAGGACCAGAAGGAAGGTGGCTTTTGCCGACGAGCCCGACACGAAACAAAGTAAGGACGAGGACAGTGAAGAAAAGTCCATCCCTGCCAAGAGACCAGCAGCAAGGAAGACAAGAGGTGGGAGGggaagcaagaaggaggaggaggaggatgaagctgAAGACAAGGAGAATAACAGTCCACCCAAGAAGGCAAGGACACAGAGGACAAGGGCCAAGAAGGGAGacactgctgatgatgatgaaggcaAGGCAGAGGACAAGGAAGATGAGGACAATGCAACTCCTGCCAAGAGGGGAAAGAGGCCGCTGAGAACAAAATCCAAGAATACCAGtgaggaaaaaatggatgaagacaCAAAGACTGAAGAAGAGAAAGCTGCCACAACCAAGAAGGGAAGGCCGAGGAAGGCAGCAgctaagaagggaggaaaggacgacgagaagatggaggagaaggaagatgtgcCCAGCGAGGACTCCAAAGACGAGGAGTGTGTGCCCACGCCCCccaagagagggaggaggcaacAGAAGGCTGCGCAGGACCCTCCCCCCGCCAGGACCAGCAACAGAAGAGGCAAAGTCACGGCCGAGGTTGCTTCCCCAGAGGCCAG GCCTACAAGAGCAACACGATCTCGCAAGAAACTGTAA